The genomic segment CGTCAGCGGCACCTCACGCTTCACGGCGCCGGCGTTGATCTGGTTGCGGATGTAGCGGCAGCTCACGACGCCGTCCTGGTAGCCGAAGACGGGGATGGGGCGCTCGGAGACGCCGCGCTCGGTCAGGGCGGCTTCGCGACGGATGTAGTAGTAGCCATTGTAGAGCAGGCCCAGGTACTCGGGGTGCCGGGCGAGGATCTCGTTGTGCACGGTGCTGGAGCTGACGATGCTGCTGAGCCCGCCTTCCAGCGAGCGGCGCAGGCAGAGCAGGCCGACCACGTCGCCCGCGTCGGTGTGGTAGGGCAGGTAGGCGTTGGTCTCGTAGCCGCGCACGTCGATGTTGCCGTAGGTGCGGCCATGGTCGTAGACGTGGCCGAGGAGCTCGCCCTGCGGGTTCTGGTAGAGCGGGGCGCCCATGTAGCGGCCGAATCCCCAGAAGATGAGGCCGACGTCCTCGTCGCTGTAGCGGCGCACCGGCAGGCCGCGCAGCAGCACGAAGCCGCGGCCGTCGTACATCTCGGTCACCGCCTTCTCCAGCTTCTCGCGCGTCACGGTCAGCGGGAAGTGCTCGCGCTGGATCCGCTCGAGCGGCAGGCCGGAGGCCTTGGCGGTGGTCACCGCGCGATCGATGTCGGCGATCTCGGCGTCGGTCAGCGTGACGATCCACGAGGTCTCGCGAGCGAGGGTCTCGCCGCGCCAGGCCTTCGCGTTGGTGATCGGGGTCATGCACACTTGGCTCACGGGTCTTCCTCCTTGGGTCGCACTCCGCTCATGACATCTACTGGTGCCGCGGGTCCAGCACGTCGCGCAAACCATCGCCCAGCACGTTGAGCGCCATGACGATGCCGAAGATCATCAAGCCCGGGTAGAGCGCCATCCAGGGCGCCTGCGAGAGATAGCGCTGGGCCGCGTTGAGC from the Candidatus Methylomirabilota bacterium genome contains:
- a CDS encoding TauD/TfdA family dioxygenase is translated as MSQVCMTPITNAKAWRGETLARETSWIVTLTDAEIADIDRAVTTAKASGLPLERIQREHFPLTVTREKLEKAVTEMYDGRGFVLLRGLPVRRYSDEDVGLIFWGFGRYMGAPLYQNPQGELLGHVYDHGRTYGNIDVRGYETNAYLPYHTDAGDVVGLLCLRRSLEGGLSSIVSSSTVHNEILARHPEYLGLLYNGYYYIRREAALTERGVSERPIPVFGYQDGVVSCRYIRNQINAGAVKREVPLTTFERAALDFLDEQTRRPDLRLDMDLQAGDIQFINNYTILHSRTGFVDGPEPDQKRHMLRLWLKFPRPWPLSGEFPTHMGYKPAQDTPDLVEAER